A genomic segment from Nymphalis io chromosome 7, ilAglIoxx1.1, whole genome shotgun sequence encodes:
- the LOC126769413 gene encoding connectin-like, which produces MRAHKVPAALLLLLFAIDSLHANRRKQKEKIVQTTTNICDISDRDSKVHCYCENSQDINEAIKTECWVFNGGIDKTDPLWPSFTSQSNIETLAFNVRADGGLSFVPTKVLRYLRKLKHFSIKYSSILKIESYAFVNLTSVQEMILTKNQIVVLSKHAFYNLPNLTVLTLDENRVKKLETDTFYQLPALQKLFLTSNNISVIEDGAFRHLVNLLELELDRNNISDLKKECFDGLANLKRLDLRRNKIAVLNSFTFIELWNLQELLLDYNEIYILAQRTFDGLSQLKKLSLSHNKLVTLTDGLFEGVRGLSALDLRHNKLKRFTIDHLRPIYDNLKMQKSFIYLEGNDFNCDCHLAWMHKLRHEAKSIKVRMSLENFICKFNADPALSSHLTYYERIGVNNNLEDTEKIRNDLDAPDDIGDEADDIYIDEPKKIRAENERTLLQIPVELLPCPAEVKSVTDRTYTYPSQNEAKDYRNLIQSSSIPSIDKKITILLLSIFLLLD; this is translated from the exons ATGCGGGCTCATAAGGTACCCGCTGCCTTGCTACTGTTGCTATTTGCAATAGACTCCTTACATGCTAACAGGAGAAAACAAAAGGAGAAAATTGTCCAAACAACCACAAACATCTGCGATATAAGCGACCGAGACTCGAAAGTACATTGCTACTGCGAAAACAGCCAGGATATAAACGAGGCAATTAAAACAGAATGCTGGGTATTCAACGGCGGTATAGACAAGACAGATCCTTTATGGCCAAGCTTTACTTCACAGTCAAATATAGAAACGTTAGCATTTAACGTTAGAGCGGATGGAGGTTTGAGTTTTGTGCCAACAAAGGTGCTTAGATATTTGAGAAAACTTAAGCATTTCAGCATTAAATACAGTtccattttaaaaattgaaagttATGCATTCGTCAATTTGACATCAGTACAAGAAATGATATTAACTAAAAATCAGATCGTTGTTCTGAGTAAGCacgctttttataatttacctaATCTAACTGTCCTTACGTTAGATGAAAATCGCGTGAAGAAACTCGAAACTGATACTTTTTATCAATTACCGGCATTGCAAAAACTATTTCTGACTAGTAACAACATAAGTGTCATTGAAGATGGAGCATTTCGACATCTTGTAAATTTATTGGAGCTTGAGCTTGATAGGAATAATataagtgatttaaaaaaagaatgtttcGATGGACTTGCTAATTTAAAACGTTTAGATTTAAGGAGGAACAAAATAGCTGTTCTTaattcatttacatttattgaACTCTGGAATCTGCAAGAGCTGCTGTTAGATTACAATGAGATTTATATATTAGCTCAGAGAACATTCGACGGATTATCACAGTTGAAAAAATTGAGTTTAAGTCACAACAAATTGGTCACATTAACAGACGGACTTTTTGAAGGCGTCAGGGGATTATCAGCCTTAGACTTGaggcataataaattaaaaagattcaCAATAGACCATTTACGGCCAATCTACGACAACTTGAAGAtgcaaaaaagttttatatatttagaag GGAACGATTTTAACTGCGATTGCCATCTGGCGTGGATGCACAAACTCCGGCATGAAGCTAAAAGTATCAAAGTGCGGATGTCTTTAGAGAATTTCATTTGCAAATTTAACGCTGATCCAGCTTTGAGTTCGCATCTTACTTATTACGAGAGAATtggtgttaataataatttagaagatACAGAAAAGATAAGAAACGATTTGGATGCTCCTGATGACATTGGTGATGAGGCTGATGATATTTATATCGATGAACCAAAGAAAATAAGAGCTGAGAACGAGAGGACACTGTTACAGATACCGGTTGAATTGCTGCCTTGTCCTGCTGAAGTCAAAAGTGTCACAGACAGGACATATACTTATCCATCTCAAAACGAAGCCAAAGATTATAGGAATCTGATACAATCTTCATCAATTCCgtctattgataaaaaaattacaattcttttactatcaatatttcttttattagattaa